DNA from Spartinivicinus poritis:
ATTGAGCGAAGCCAATCAGGTGTCGTCGCAGCCAGGTTGAGCGCCACTATATAGTCATCGCCAAGCCAGTCTTTAACAATTGACTTAGCTTTCAGTTGATCTTCAAAGCTGTTTAGCCGGAGCAAACCTGCCCCTTTATTAGTTACTTCAAATGCTTTTATCCCGATACCTTGCCTTTCCAAACGTTTTTGAGCTTGTTGTAACGTAGACTCAGAAACCGAGGTTGCTGATTGATGATGGGAGATTTGAATGGCTGGATCATCTTGATATAAGTTGGGTAATGCATAAATCACCCCTATCGAGACAATAAAAATAACGAGGAAATACTTCCAAATTGGATACTTGTTGAGCATGGTTCTGCCCTATATTCCTTCTTGTTCAACAGAACCCGGCAAGCCTAAGCCTGCCTGACGGGTCGGTAGTTGGCGGGTTAATCTAATAAAGGCAGCTAAAAAAGCGATGCTTTTAGCCAAGCCTTTAATGATGATTAGGATGCTTCGCCTAAATAATTAGATTGCTTTGATAGTACCTTTCGGTAATACAGCAGATATGGCCTGCTTCTGAAAATTCAACTCCACATTGTTAGAAACCTGTAATGTGACAAATTGTTCAGATACCTTTGTGACCTTGCCAACAATCCCTCCGTTAGTCACTACCTCATCGCCTTTGTTCAGGTTTTCAACCAGCTGCTGATGCTCTTTCATACGCTTTTTCTGTGGGCGAATTAGCAAGAAATAAAATACTGCGACCATCAACACCAGCATACCAATTTGAATCATTCCACCACCTTGTGCACCAGCAGCAGGGGCAGCAAAAGCTTCATTAATAAAAAAACTCATGGTTGTATTACTCCGTCGTTAA
Protein-coding regions in this window:
- the yajC gene encoding preprotein translocase subunit YajC, whose product is MSFFINEAFAAPAAGAQGGGMIQIGMLVLMVAVFYFLLIRPQKKRMKEHQQLVENLNKGDEVVTNGGIVGKVTKVSEQFVTLQVSNNVELNFQKQAISAVLPKGTIKAI